From the genome of uncultured Pseudodesulfovibrio sp., one region includes:
- the flhB gene encoding flagellar biosynthesis protein FlhB, whose translation MIGQEDPSKTEKATQKRRDKQREEGNVAKGQEIPKVMSLLSGVLVLRFMIGFYSDQFTEIYRWTFLEAINFNVDKPMAYALFTWGVQKMAMLVVPFMVVIAFVAFLCMRLQVGPLWTTKPLEPKFGKLFNLMAGVKKLMLSPDALIKLAKSLLQAMAVAVAPYIVIKQELPNLLPLFHANVQGIISFILAAGYKMVCYALIPMLIIAVADLVYERWNYEEQIKMTKDEIKDERKQAEGDPKVKQQQRQKMMQVMASRMFQDIPKADVVITNPTHYAIALQYDPLQAPAPLVLAKGVNKVAERIKEVARENSIPIEENKPLAQALYKQVEIGETIPEELFQAVAAILAKLEKFKRRR comes from the coding sequence ATGATCGGCCAGGAAGATCCGAGTAAAACAGAAAAAGCCACCCAGAAACGCCGCGACAAACAGCGCGAGGAAGGCAACGTCGCCAAGGGGCAGGAAATCCCCAAGGTGATGAGCCTTCTGTCCGGTGTCCTGGTTCTTCGCTTCATGATCGGCTTCTACAGCGACCAGTTTACCGAAATCTACCGCTGGACATTTCTTGAGGCCATCAATTTCAACGTCGACAAGCCCATGGCCTATGCCCTGTTCACCTGGGGGGTCCAGAAGATGGCAATGCTGGTGGTGCCGTTCATGGTGGTCATCGCCTTTGTCGCCTTTCTCTGCATGCGACTGCAGGTCGGCCCCTTATGGACCACCAAACCGCTTGAGCCGAAATTCGGAAAGCTTTTCAATCTGATGGCCGGGGTCAAAAAACTGATGCTCAGCCCGGACGCGCTCATCAAGCTGGCCAAAAGCCTGCTGCAGGCCATGGCTGTGGCCGTGGCCCCGTACATAGTTATCAAACAGGAACTGCCCAACCTGCTCCCGCTCTTCCACGCCAACGTTCAAGGCATCATTTCCTTCATTCTCGCCGCTGGTTACAAGATGGTCTGCTACGCACTGATCCCCATGCTCATCATTGCCGTGGCCGACCTTGTTTACGAGCGATGGAACTACGAAGAGCAAATCAAGATGACCAAAGACGAAATCAAGGATGAACGGAAACAGGCGGAAGGCGACCCCAAGGTCAAGCAGCAACAACGTCAGAAGATGATGCAGGTCATGGCTTCGCGCATGTTCCAGGACATTCCCAAGGCGGACGTGGTCATCACCAACCCCACCCACTACGCCATCGCCCTGCAGTACGATCCATTGCAGGCCCCCGCCCCCCTGGTCCTGGCCAAGGGAGTGAACAAGGTTGCCGAACGAATCAAGGAAGTTGCGCGGGAAAACTCCATCCCTATCGAAGAAAACAAACCCTTGGCACAGGCTTTGTATAAACAGGTTGAGATTGGAGAAACCATCCCGGAGGAATTGTTTCAGGCCGTGGCCGCAATTCTGGCAAAGCTGGAAAAGTTCAAGCGTCGCCGGTAG
- the fliR gene encoding flagellar biosynthetic protein FliR: MEIFGFTPSDMLSYFLTLFRLSVVLFLLPFFGGQSIPKTVKGALVLVLSLALWPQLSFPASMMPTGWNIVIMFIGELLLGLILGMLVNFLFAAVQLGGQIIGFQMGFAMVNVVDPITGTSNAVSAHFLYMCTMLTFLVLNGHLYLLQAVGTTFEYIPPGTLLLQPELANDIFHFSNLMFTLAIKIAAPVMAALFLVDLSLALISRAAPQMHVLVLGFPIKITVGFFFLSFIFSIMTIYVGDFLAGLNNMVENVMKFGTSVIP, encoded by the coding sequence ATGGAGATATTCGGCTTCACCCCGAGCGATATGCTCAGCTATTTCCTGACGCTGTTCCGCCTCAGCGTCGTGCTCTTTCTGCTGCCTTTTTTCGGAGGCCAGTCGATCCCCAAGACGGTCAAGGGAGCCCTGGTGCTGGTCCTGTCCCTGGCGCTCTGGCCGCAGCTTTCATTCCCGGCGTCCATGATGCCAACGGGCTGGAACATCGTCATCATGTTCATCGGGGAACTCCTGCTCGGCCTGATCCTCGGTATGCTCGTCAATTTTCTGTTCGCGGCAGTCCAGTTGGGCGGTCAGATCATCGGCTTCCAGATGGGATTCGCCATGGTCAACGTCGTGGACCCGATCACCGGCACCAGCAACGCGGTTTCCGCTCATTTCCTGTACATGTGCACCATGCTGACCTTCCTGGTCCTCAACGGCCACCTGTACCTGCTCCAGGCCGTGGGCACGACCTTTGAATACATACCGCCGGGCACCCTGCTCCTGCAGCCCGAACTGGCCAACGACATCTTTCATTTTTCCAACCTGATGTTCACCCTGGCCATCAAGATCGCGGCGCCGGTCATGGCGGCCCTGTTCCTGGTGGACCTTTCCCTGGCACTCATCTCGCGGGCAGCGCCCCAGATGCACGTGCTTGTCCTCGGGTTCCCTATCAAGATCACCGTGGGCTTTTTCTTCCTCAGCTTCATCTTCTCCATCATGACCATCTACGTGGGGGACTTCCTCGCAGGGTTGAACAATATGGTTGAGAATGTCATGAAATTCGGAACTTCCGTCATTCCCTAG
- the flhA gene encoding flagellar biosynthesis protein FlhA, with product MAQPSAKTGIPKIDYSKFAKQGDVLLAGGVVVILFVMLIPLPTPFIDFMLSVSISLGLVILVTSMFMTSPLEFSIFPSLLLVTTLLRLALNVATTRAILLHGDEGTSAAGSVIQSFGEFVVGGNYVIGIVIFMILFILNKTVIVTGTTRIAEVAARFTLDAMPGKQMAIEADLNAGLIDEEEATKQRENLRREADFYGAMDGAGKFVSGDVKAGLMITAINIIGGFLIGVLQKDMQWMDAAHTYTLLTIGDGLVATIPSLIISTSAGIIVSRAAAEAKMGEEFIGQLSFHHRALKLVSGILVIFGIVPGMPTIPFLTLAALVFTVGQISSKQQQNLNIELEEKEQNQPSTLDTPEEVQALLPLDQLELEVGYGLIPLVDEEQSGNLLSRIRSIRRQFALDMGVVVPSLHLRDNLQLKPGEYRVLIKGNPVASAELLIDHYLAMDPGDAKQRIDGVETVEPAFNLPAVWIPEAQKEEAMLAGYTVVDPSTVIATHLTEVFRRNLHEFLGRQETQELLDNLSKRAPKAVESLIPAVLSLGGVQKVLQGLVQENVSIRDLLTIVETLADYGVATQDPTQLTEYVRARMGRTIVKPYLGDNGVLPIITLNPQIDEILNGAMRPAEQGGYLALEPGVAQQIIQAINRSTEEAMVADGQPILLVTPQIRSQLAQLLTRFIPTLPVISQAEIPADVKIQSVATVEL from the coding sequence ATGGCCCAGCCTAGCGCAAAGACCGGTATCCCGAAGATAGACTACAGCAAGTTCGCCAAACAGGGCGACGTGCTCCTCGCTGGCGGCGTGGTAGTCATCCTCTTCGTGATGCTTATCCCCCTGCCCACTCCGTTCATCGACTTCATGCTCTCGGTCTCCATTTCGCTCGGACTGGTTATCCTGGTCACGTCCATGTTCATGACCTCTCCGCTGGAATTCTCCATCTTCCCGTCCTTGCTGCTGGTCACCACCCTGCTTCGCCTGGCCCTGAACGTAGCCACCACCCGTGCCATTTTGCTGCACGGCGACGAGGGTACATCGGCGGCAGGCTCGGTTATTCAGAGTTTCGGTGAATTCGTTGTCGGAGGTAACTATGTCATCGGCATCGTTATCTTCATGATCCTGTTCATCCTGAACAAGACCGTCATCGTCACCGGTACAACGCGTATCGCAGAAGTCGCGGCCCGGTTCACCCTTGACGCCATGCCCGGTAAGCAGATGGCCATTGAGGCAGACCTCAACGCCGGACTCATCGACGAAGAAGAGGCCACCAAGCAACGAGAGAACCTGCGCCGGGAAGCCGACTTCTACGGCGCCATGGACGGTGCGGGCAAGTTCGTATCTGGAGACGTAAAAGCGGGTTTGATGATCACGGCCATCAACATCATCGGTGGCTTTCTCATCGGCGTTCTTCAAAAAGACATGCAGTGGATGGACGCGGCCCATACCTACACCCTGCTGACCATCGGTGACGGCCTGGTCGCCACCATCCCCTCGCTGATCATCTCCACCTCTGCGGGTATCATCGTTTCCCGTGCGGCGGCCGAAGCCAAGATGGGCGAGGAATTCATCGGCCAGCTCTCTTTCCATCATCGGGCGCTCAAGCTTGTTTCCGGCATCCTGGTCATCTTCGGCATTGTGCCGGGCATGCCGACCATTCCATTTTTGACCCTAGCCGCCCTTGTCTTCACGGTGGGCCAGATTTCCTCCAAGCAGCAACAGAACCTGAACATCGAGCTTGAGGAGAAGGAACAGAACCAGCCCTCCACCCTGGACACCCCGGAGGAGGTTCAGGCACTGCTGCCGCTCGACCAGTTGGAACTGGAAGTTGGCTACGGGCTCATCCCGCTGGTGGACGAAGAACAGAGCGGCAACCTGCTGTCGCGCATCCGTTCCATCCGCCGCCAGTTCGCCCTGGACATGGGCGTGGTCGTCCCGTCGCTGCACCTGCGCGACAACCTCCAGCTCAAGCCCGGAGAGTACCGCGTACTCATCAAGGGCAACCCGGTGGCCAGCGCAGAGCTGCTCATCGACCACTATCTGGCCATGGACCCGGGCGACGCCAAGCAGCGTATCGACGGCGTGGAGACCGTGGAACCCGCCTTCAACCTCCCGGCCGTCTGGATACCGGAAGCGCAGAAGGAGGAGGCCATGCTGGCCGGCTACACCGTAGTAGACCCGTCCACGGTCATCGCTACCCACCTGACCGAGGTCTTCCGCCGCAACCTGCACGAGTTCCTCGGACGCCAGGAAACCCAGGAGTTGCTCGACAACCTGTCCAAGCGCGCCCCCAAGGCCGTGGAATCCCTGATTCCCGCCGTACTCAGCCTCGGCGGGGTACAGAAGGTCCTCCAGGGATTGGTTCAGGAGAATGTGTCCATCCGCGACCTGCTGACCATCGTCGAGACTCTGGCCGACTACGGCGTAGCCACCCAGGACCCAACCCAACTCACGGAATACGTTCGTGCACGCATGGGCCGGACCATCGTCAAACCGTATCTGGGAGACAACGGCGTGTTGCCCATCATAACCCTGAACCCGCAGATCGACGAAATCCTGAACGGTGCCATGCGCCCGGCGGAACAGGGAGGCTACTTGGCCCTGGAGCCCGGCGTTGCCCAGCAGATAATCCAGGCGATCAATCGTTCAACGGAAGAAGCCATGGTGGCCGACGGCCAGCCCATCCTGCTGGTCACCCCGCAGATTCGGTCGCAGTTGGCCCAGCTCCTTACCCGGTTCATCCCCACCCTGCCGGTCATCTCCCAGGCCGAGATCCCGGCGGATGTCAAAATTCAGTCGGTCGCAACCGTCGAACTCTAG